A region of Sugiyamaella lignohabitans strain CBS 10342 chromosome A, complete sequence DNA encodes the following proteins:
- a CDS encoding putative isochorismatase family protein yrdC — protein MSVKSLNELVGQGPDSASVKESVLVIIDAQNEYADGLLKTANVESTRKQIASLLEKYRAGKSDIVHVIHKVPEGAPIFTPGTPLEEEFSELKPVGNEKVVYKEHPGSFTGTDLGEFLESTGKKKLVLTGYMAHVCVSTTTRQAAEREYSVLLPKDAIGDRDIPGVSAQQLVDVALAELADAFGTVTTSADIN, from the coding sequence ATGTCGGTAAAGTCTTTGAACGAGTTGGTTGGACAGGGTCCAGATTCGGCTTCGGTGAAGGAGAGTGTTTTGGTGATTATCGATGCTCAGAACGAGTATGCTGACGGGCTGTTGAAGACGGCCAATGTCGAGTCGACCAGAAAACAGATTGCTTCGTTGCTTGAGAAGTATCGTGCTGGAAAGAGTGATATTGTCCATGTCATTCACAAGGTTCCTGAGGGAGCTCCGATTTTCACTCCAGGAACCCCTTTGGAAGAAGAGTTCTCGGAATTGAAACCGGTTGGTAATGAGAAGGTGGTGTATAAAGAACATCCTGGTTCATTTACTGGTACTGATTTGGGCGAATTCCTTGAATCTactggaaagaagaaactcGTGCTTACTGGTTATATGGCTCATGTGTGTGTcagtactactactagACAGGCTGCTGAGAGAGAGTATTCAGTCCTGCTTCCAAAAGATGCAATTGGCGACCGAGATATCCCTGGCGTGTCAGCTCAGCAGCTCGTCGATGTGGCTCTAGCCGAGCTCGCTGATGCTTTCGGTACAGTTACTACCAGTGCAGATATTAACTAA
- the PEX5 gene encoding Pex5p (Peroxisomal membrane signal receptor for peroxisomal matrix proteins; receptor for the C-terminal tripeptide signal sequence (PTS1) of peroxisomal matrix proteins; required for peroxisomal matrix protein import; also proposed to have PTS1-receptor independent functions; GO_component: GO:0005737 - cytoplasm [Evidence IEA,IEA]; GO_component: GO:0005829 - cytosol [Evidence IDA] [PMID 8858166]; GO_component: GO:0016020 - membrane [Evidence IEA]; GO_component: GO:0005778 - peroxisomal membrane [Evidence IEA]; GO_component: GO:0005778 - peroxisomal membrane [Evidence IDA] [PMID 16849337]; GO_component: GO:0005778 - peroxisomal membrane [Evidence IPI] [PMID 8858166]; GO_component: GO:0005777 - peroxisome [Evidence IEA]; GO_component: GO:0005777 - peroxisome [Evidence IDA] [PMID 15632140]; GO_function: GO:0005052 - peroxisome matrix targeting signal-1 binding [Evidence IMP] [PMID 11154700]; GO_function: GO:0005052 - peroxisome matrix targeting signal-1 binding [Evidence IDA] [PMID 7980572]; GO_function: GO:0030674 - protein binding, bridging [Evidence IPI] [PMID 15798189]; GO_process: GO:0016560 - protein import into peroxisome matrix, docking [Evidence IPI] [PMID 12595255]; GO_process: GO:0016560 - protein import into peroxisome matrix, docking [Evidence IMP,IPI] [PMID 16849337]; GO_process: GO:0015031 - protein transport [Evidence IEA]; GO_process: GO:0006810 - transport [Evidence IEA]) — protein sequence MNSGAECSTARNPLAQFTKHAGEDRSLQYDRMNQRPGAAGPMSMRSDARVMSQEDKQMMDRFSQQGRMGPGPGPAGPFAYDQMRQEINGIQNPQKPGAPGWVDDFRSTSASPIPQQQQHRESPATAGAAPQGNRWAGEFRQSPAGPAAAVAGNANASHMAMGGGARFSSMPYTPMFSSMGPQMANQAMVNQTQSAQIVELDHDKWEEQFNQIELNSKDKGKEKLTKEQQQQNEESTMEPEQEDPLLSELNDDHFENIWDRIKSQVLDNVEDWSKSAEDGPAWDRDFDEYTTSRPDFGDYEFEEGNPYVAQDDPFAMGVELMDNGAKLSVAALCFEAAVKKNPDHVEAWARLGACQAQNEKEDPAIRALERAIKLDPSNLNALLNLSVSYTNEGYENAAYATLERWLATKYPDIAQKARQQEPKLENEDRFQLHSRVTELFIRAAQMSPDGASIDADVQVGLGVLFYGNEEYEKAIDCFNTALSVRPNDPLLWNRLGATLANSNRSEEAIDAYYRALELRPSFVRARYNLGVSCINIGCYKEAAQHLLSALSLHKTDSADDDVLANQSTNLYETLRRVFLAMERRDLVEKVENGMDVNEFRSEFDF from the coding sequence ATGAATTCAGGAGCCGAGTGCTCTACTGCTAGAAATCCGCTGGCTCAGTTCACCAAACATGCTGGTGAAGACAGGTCGTTACAGTATGACCGGATGAACCAGCGGCCTGGTGCTGCCGGTCCTATGTCAATGAGATCCGATGCTAGAGTCATGTCTCAGGAAGATAAGCAGATGATGGACCGGTTTTCGCAGCAGGGTCGGATGGGTCCTGGTCCTGGTCCAGCTGGTCCTTTTGCTTATGATCAAATGAGACAAGAAATTAATGGCATTCAGAATCCTCAGAAACCAGGTGCTCCAGGGTGGGTCGACGATTTCAGATCCACTTCTGCTTCTCCCAttcctcaacaacaacaacatagagaatctcctgctacagcaggtgctgctCCTCAGGGTAATCGTTGGGCTGGTGAGTTCCGTCAGTCGCCTGCtggtcctgctgctgctgttgccgGTAATGCTAATGCCTCTCATATGGCtatgggtggtggtgcaaGATTCTCGTCTATGCCATATACTCCCATGTTTTCCAGTATGGGCCCACAAATGGCTAATCAGGCCATGGTCAATCAAACACAAAGTGCTCAAATTGTCGAGCTGGATCATGATAAATGGGAAGAACAGTTTAATCAGATCGAACTCAACTCAAAAGACAAAGGTAAGGAGAAGCTCACTAAagaacagcaacaacagaatGAAGAGTCTACTATGGAACCCGAACAGGAGGATCCTTTATTATCGGAATTGAATGACGACCATTTTGAAAACATCTGGGACAGAATCAAGTCTCAAGTTCTTGATAATGTCGAGGATTGGTCGAAGAGTGCTGAAGATGGACCTGCTTGGGACAGGGATTTCGACGAGTATACCACATCACGTCCTGATTTCGGTGATTATGAATTTGAAGAGGGAAACCCCTATGTTGCACAAGACGATCCATTTGCCATGGGTGTAGAACTCATGGATAATGGTGCTAAATTATCAGTTGCTGCTCTATGttttgaagctgctgttaAAAAGAATCCTGACCATGTTGAAGCATGGGCCAGATTAGGTGCATGTCAAGCCCagaatgaaaaagaagacccTGCTATTCGTGCTTTAGAACGAGCCATCAAACTCGATCCGTCGAATTTGAACGCTCTTTTGAACCTATCTGTGTCGTATACCAATGAAGGTTATGAAAATGCTGCCTATGCCACTCTTGAACGATGGTTAGCCACTAAATATCCCGATATCGCACAAAAGGCCCGTCAACAAGAACCCAAACTCGAGAATGAAGACAGGTTCCAGCTTCACAGTCGAGTCACCGAACTGTTTATCCGGGCTGCTCAAATGTCGCCTGACGGAGCTAGTATCGATGCCGATGTACAGGTCGGACTTGGAGTTCTTTTCTACGGCAACGAAGAGTATGAAAAAGCTATTGACTGTTTCAACACTGCCCTGTCAGTGCGACCCAACGACCCACTTCTGTGGAACCGACTGGGAGCCACATTAGCCAACTCGAACCGATCCGAAGAGGCCATTGACGCATACTACCGAGCCCTCGAACTACGACCATCATTTGTCCGTGCTCGATACAACCTGGGAGTTTCATGTATCAACATTGGCTGTTACAAAGAAGCAGCCCAGCACCTGCTATCAGCGCTGTCCCTCCACAAAACCGACAGCGCCGACGACGACGTCCTGGCCAACCAAAGCACCAACCTCTACGAAACGCTCCGCCGCGTCTTCCTCGCCATGGAACGCCGCGACCTCGTCGAAAAAGTCGAAAACGGCATGGACGTCAACGAGTTCCGCTCCGAGTTCGACTTCTAA
- the PRO3 gene encoding pyrroline-5-carboxylate reductase (Delta 1-pyrroline-5-carboxylate reductase; catalyzes the last step in proline biosynthesis; GO_component: GO:0005737 - cytoplasm [Evidence IDA] [PMID 7009582]; GO_function: GO:0016491 - oxidoreductase activity [Evidence IEA]; GO_function: GO:0004735 - pyrroline-5-carboxylate reductase activity [Evidence IEA,IEA]; GO_function: GO:0004735 - pyrroline-5-carboxylate reductase activity [Evidence ISS] [PMID 1508147]; GO_function: GO:0004735 - pyrroline-5-carboxylate reductase activity [Evidence IGI] [PMID 2824433]; GO_process: GO:0055129 - L-proline biosynthetic process [Evidence IEA]; GO_process: GO:0008652 - cellular amino acid biosynthetic process [Evidence IEA]; GO_process: GO:0055114 - oxidation-reduction process [Evidence IEA,IEA]; GO_process: GO:0006561 - proline biosynthetic process [Evidence IEA,IEA]; GO_process: GO:0006561 - proline biosynthetic process [Evidence IMP,ISS] [PMID 1508147]; GO_process: GO:0006561 - proline biosynthetic process [Evidence IMP] [PMID 2824433]), with product MQASQELSLERGYTIGALACGTMGTAVLSAILRGVGEIGESEGGGEEEGLVLPGKFYATVHSEKSYDRLGKQFGSKVELLRSNEELVEKSDVILLGCKPFMAEKILSAIPESAYTKKKIVVSLLAGKTISFLKQLTYSKALVARAMTNTPSKIGAGMTVVSVDPAEPASSSVQTSVGWIFKQTGRCLFLDEKHQDAATALCGSGPAFLYVVTEALIEGGVRMGLPYAIAQECAAQVVAGSGQMVLESNEHPAVLKSQVCTPGGTTIGGLLVMEDNHVRSSISRAVEEAANIAASFAK from the coding sequence ATGCAAGCGAGTCAGGAATTGAGTTTGGAGAGGGGGTATACGATTGGCGCGTTGGCGTGTGGTACGATGGGCACGGCGGTGTTGAGTGCGATTCTTCGTGGAGTGGGTGAAATTGGGGAGAGTGAGGGTGGTggagaggaggaggggtTGGTGCTGCCTGGCAAGTTTTATGCGACCGTTCATTCGGAGAAATCGTATGACCGATTGGGAAAACAGTTCGGGTCGAAAGTGGAGTTACTGAGATCGAATGAGGAGCTGGTGGAGAAATCAGATGTGATTTTGCTCGGATGTAAACCGTTTATGGCAGAAAAGATCTTGTCGGCGATTCCCGAGTCGGCGTACacgaaaaagaagatcGTGGTCAGTTTATTAGCAGGCAAAACTATTTCGTTTCTCAAACAATTGACTTATTCTAAAGCATTAGTAGCTCGTGCAATGACAAATACACCCAGTAAAATCGGGGCTGGAATGACAGTTGTCTCAGTCGACCCAGCTGAACCTGCATCTTCGTCCGTTCAAACTTCGGTCGGCTGGATCTTTAAACAAACAGGTCGATGTCTTTTCCTCGACGAAAAACACCAGGACGCTGCTACCGCGCTCTGTGGAAGTGGTCCTGCCTTTTTATATGTGGTGACTGAAGCTCTGATTGAAGGAGGTGTGCGAATGGGACTGCCTTACGCCATAGCCCAAGAATGCGCTGCCCAAGTCGTGGCCGGATCTGGCCAAATGGTCCTTGAATCGAACGAGCACCCGGCAGTCCTCAAATCCCAGGTCTGTACACCCGGTGGAACCACCATTGGCGGGCTCCTGGTCATGGAAGACAACCACGTCCGCTCGTCCATCTCCCGGGCCGTCGAAGAGGCCGCCAACATCGCCGCCAGTTTCGCCAAATAA
- the BMH2 gene encoding 14-3-3 family protein BMH2 (14-3-3 protein, minor isoform; controls proteome at post-transcriptional level, binds proteins and DNA, involved in regulation of many processes including exocytosis, vesicle transport, Ras/MAPK signaling, and rapamycin-sensitive signaling; protein increases in abundance and relative distribution to the nucleus increases upon DNA replication stress; BMH2 has a paralog, BMH1, that arose from the whole genome duplication; GO_component: GO:0005737 - cytoplasm [Evidence IEA,IEA]; GO_component: GO:0005737 - cytoplasm [Evidence IDA] [PMID 22842922]; GO_component: GO:0005634 - nucleus [Evidence IEA,IEA]; GO_component: GO:0005634 - nucleus [Evidence IDA] [PMID 12167636]; GO_component: GO:0005634 - nucleus [Evidence IDA] [PMID 22842922]; GO_component: GO:0005886 - plasma membrane [Evidence IDA] [PMID 16622836]; GO_function: GO:0003688 - DNA replication origin binding [Evidence IDA] [PMID 12167636]; GO_function: GO:0050815 - phosphoserine binding [Evidence IMP] [PMID 9822578]; GO_function: GO:0019904 - protein domain specific binding [Evidence IEA]; GO_process: GO:0000077 - DNA damage checkpoint [Evidence IMP] [PMID 14704161]; GO_process: GO:0006270 - DNA replication initiation [Evidence IGI] [PMID 19934224]; GO_process: GO:0007265 - Ras protein signal transduction [Evidence IGI] [PMID 9215628]; GO_process: GO:0030437 - ascospore formation [Evidence IGI] [PMID 9215628]; GO_process: GO:0034221 - fungal-type cell wall chitin biosynthetic process [Evidence IGI] [PMID 17559233]; GO_process: GO:0005977 - glycogen metabolic process [Evidence IGI] [PMID 9215628]; GO_process: GO:0043066 - negative regulation of apoptotic process [Evidence IMP] [PMID 22785534]; GO_process: GO:0051436 - negative regulation of ubiquitin-protein ligase activity involved in mitotic cell cycle [Evidence IPI] [PMID 17030612]; GO_process: GO:0006267 - pre-replicative complex assembly involved in nuclear cell cycle DNA replication [Evidence IGI] [PMID 19934224]; GO_process: GO:0007124 - pseudohyphal growth [Evidence IGI] [PMID 9215628]; GO_process: GO:0001402 - signal transduction involved in filamentous growth [Evidence IGI] [PMID 9215628]), translating to MVTYMKAVAKAGQELTVDERNLLSVAYKNVIGTRRASWRLILSIEQKEEAKNATHHVEQIKAYKAKIENELEDICKDVLDVLVENLLPKAETGESKVFYYKMKGDYHRYLAEIASGDKKKAAATDAHESYRKATDVAQTELSPTHPIRLGLALNFSVFYYEILNSPARACHLAKQAFDDAIAELDSLSEESYRDSTLIMQLLRDNLTFWQNDLENLQQEGADGETEPEPAAAAAAAPAAASETTEEAAAPAAAPAAEEPSA from the coding sequence ATGGTGACGTACATGAAAGCCGTTGCCAAGGCCGGACAGGAACTCACTGTGGACGAGCGTAACCTGCTGTCGGTTGCCTACAAGAACGTGATTGGAACGCGTCGTGCCAGCTGGAGATTGATTTTATCTATAGAACAAAAGGAAGAGGCCAAGAACGCTACCCACCATGTGGAACAGATCAAGGCATACAAGGCCAAGATCGAGAACGAGCTCGAGGATATTTGCAAGGATGTTTTGGACGTTCTTGTTGAGAACTTGTTGCCCAAGGCCGAGACCGGCGAGTCGAAGGTGTTCTACTATAAGATGAAGGGAGATTACCACCGTTACTTAGCAGAGATTGCTTCTGGTgataagaagaaggctgctgctaccgaTGCCCACGAGTCGTATAGAAAGGCCACTGATGTCGCTCAAACCGAGTTGTCGCCTACTCATCCTATTCGTCTTGGATTGGCCCTTAATTTCTCGGTATTCTACTACGAGATCCTCAACTCGCCTGCCCGTGCCTGTCACCTTGCTAAACAAGCGTTTGACGACGCCATTGCCGAGCTCGACTCGTTGTCCGAGGAAAGCTACCGCGACTCGACTCTGATCATGCAATTGCTCAGAGACAACTTGACTTTCTGGCAAAACGATCTCGAGAACTTACAACAGGAGGGCGCTGATGGAGAGACCGAGCCTGAacctgctgccgctgccgctgctgctcctgctgctgcttctgaaaCCACggaagaggctgctgctcctgctgccgctcctgctgctgaagaaccCTCGGCCTAA
- the HEM3 gene encoding hydroxymethylbilane synthase (Porphobilinogen deaminase; catalyzes the conversion of 4-porphobilinogen to hydroxymethylbilane, the third step in heme biosynthesis; localizes to the cytoplasm and nucleus; expression is regulated by Hap2p-Hap3p, but not by levels of heme; GO_component: GO:0005737 - cytoplasm [Evidence IDA] [PMID 14562095]; GO_component: GO:0005634 - nucleus [Evidence IDA] [PMID 14562095]; GO_function: GO:0004418 - hydroxymethylbilane synthase activity [Evidence IEA,IEA]; GO_function: GO:0004418 - hydroxymethylbilane synthase activity [Evidence IMP] [PMID 1508149]; GO_function: GO:0004418 - hydroxymethylbilane synthase activity [Evidence IMP] [PMID 323256]; GO_function: GO:0016740 - transferase activity [Evidence IEA]; GO_process: GO:0006783 - heme biosynthetic process [Evidence IEA]; GO_process: GO:0006783 - heme biosynthetic process [Evidence IMP] [PMID 14559249]; GO_process: GO:0006783 - heme biosynthetic process [Evidence IMP] [PMID 323256]; GO_process: GO:0018160 - peptidyl-pyrromethane cofactor linkage [Evidence IEA]; GO_process: GO:0006779 - porphyrin-containing compound biosynthetic process [Evidence IEA]; GO_process: GO:0006782 - protoporphyrinogen IX biosynthetic process [Evidence IEA]; GO_process: GO:0033014 - tetrapyrrole biosynthetic process [Evidence IEA]), translating to MSSTTTVVEVKSPQPQRASLAGTAATANVTAATETTSITNTSEAPIPPLTPEIHAPPPYAPTPAPTEEDLRVDRYDTNEGEPGGRIYVGGRKSKLAVVQSRYVASCLKNVHPGLNFPVIALTTLGDRVKDRPLYAFGGKSLWTKELEIILLNKLEGIEQIDMIVHSLKDMPTSLPDHCILGAITQREDPRDALVMPLNSPYKHLKDLPDGSIVGTSSIRRSAQLKRRYPKLKFESVRGAVPTRLSKLDDPEGIYSCIILAAAGMIRLGLEKRITSFLEAPDMYYAVGQGALGVEIRAGDDKIKRLVSRINHRPTSMCCLAERSLMKTLEGGCSVPIGVESNFESKTSLLEITGIVVSVDGTECVQGTVSAIANTDEEAEQVGRDLAADLLAKGAKKILDAIQLDHIE from the coding sequence ATGTCGTCTACTACAACCGTTGTCGAGGTGAAATCCCCTCAACCTCAGAGAGCTTCTTTGGCTGgcactgctgccactgccaatgtgactgctgccactgagACTACCAGCATTACCAACACATCGGAGGCACCGATTCCTCCTCTCACTCCAGAAATCCACGCCCCTCCACCATATGCTCCGACTCCTGCTCCAACAGAAGAGGACCTGAGAGTTGATAGATACGACACTAATGAAGGTGAACCCGGTGGACGGATTTATGTTGGAGGCAGAAAGTCGAAATTGGCGGTTGTCCAGTCTCGTTATGTTGCTAGCTGTCTCAAAAACGTCCATCCAGGTCTGAATTTCCCCGTTATTGCTCTGACGACTTTGGGTGATCGGGTCAAGGACAGACCTTTATATGCCTTTGGAGGAAAGTCTCTATGGACAAAAGAATTAGAAATCATTCTGTTAAACAAATTAGAAGGTATTGAGCAGATCGATATGATTGTTCACTCTTTGAAGGACATGCCTACTTCACTACCCGACCACTGTATTTTGGGCGCCATCACCCAGCGTGAAGACCCTCGTGATGCCCTTGTCATGCCCCTTAACTCTCCCTATAAGCATCTGAAAGATCTTCCTGATGGAAGTATAGTGGGCACCTCGTCGATTCGTCGCTCGGCCCAGCTTAAAAGAAGATACCCCAAACTCAAGTTCGAAAGTGTGCGTGGAGCTGTGCCCACTCGTCTTTCTAAACTTGACGATCCTGAAGGCATTTACAGCTGTATCattctggctgctgctggtatgATTCGTCTGGGTCTTGAGAAGAGAATCACCAGTTTCTTAGAGGCTCCTGATATGTACTATGCTGTTGGCCAGGGTGCGCTTGGAGTCGAGATCAGAGCTGGTGATGACAAGATCAAGCGTCTTGTGTCACGAATTAACCATCGTCCTACTTCCATGTGTTGTCTGGCTGAAAGAAGTCTCATGAAGACACTTGAAGGTGGATGTTCGGTACCAATTGGTGTTGAGAGTAACTTCGAGTCTAAGACTTCGCTGCTGGAAATCACCGGTATCGTTGTTAGTGTTGACGGTACGGAATGTGTACAAGGAACTGTCAGTGCTATTGCCAACACTGATGAGGAGGCCGAGCAAGTGGGCCGCGACCTGGCTGCCGACCTGCTGGCCAAGGGTGCTAAAAAGATCCTCGACGCCATCCAACTCGACCACATCGAGTGA